From Peromyscus eremicus chromosome 3, PerEre_H2_v1, whole genome shotgun sequence, one genomic window encodes:
- the Rnf103 gene encoding E3 ubiquitin-protein ligase RNF103 isoform X1, producing MWLKLFFLLLYFLVLFVLARFFEAIVWYETGIFATQLVDPVALSFKKLKTILECRGLGYSGLPEKKDVRELVEKSGDLMEGELYSALKEEEASESVSSTNFSGEMHFYELVEDTKDGIWLVQVIANDRSPLVGKIHWEKMVKKVSRFGIRTGTFNCSSDPRYCRRRGWVRSTLIMSVPQTSTSKGKVMLKEYSGRKIEVEHIFKWITAHAASRIKTIYNVEHLKEEWNKSDQYWIKIYLFAKLDQPPAFFSALSIKFTGRVEFIFVNVENWDNRSYMTDIGVYNMPSYILRTPEGIYRYGNHTGEFISLQAMDSFLRSLQPEVNDLFVLSLVLVNLMAWMDLFITQGATIKRFVVLISTLGTYNSLLIISWLPVLGFLQLPYLDSFYEYSLRLLRYSNTTTLASWVRADWMFYSSHPALFLSTYLGHGLLIDYFEKKRRRSSNDEVNANNLEWLSSLWDWYTSYLFHPIASLQNFPVESDWDEDPDLFLERLAFPDLWLHPLIPTDYIKNLPMWRFKCLGVQSEEELSESSQDTENDSDSDNMDTFNNKDVFEDKQSIVHSSPGRASRCDAGACSCANKYCQTSPCERKGRSYGSHNTNEDMEPDWLTWPAGTLHCTECVVCLENFENGCLLMGLPCGHVFHQNCIVMWLAGGRHCCPVCRWPSYKKKQPYAQQQPLSDDVPS from the exons ATGTGGCTGAAGCTGTTTTTCTTGCTCCTGTATTTCCTGGTCCTGTTCGTCCTGGCCAGGTTTTTTGAGGCCATTGTGTGGTATGAGACTGGCATCTTTGCTACCCAGCTGGTGGATCCGGTGGCATTGAGCTTTAAGAAGCTGAAGACCATTCTGGAGTGTCGAGGTTTGGGCTACTCCGGGTTGCCCGAGAAGAAAGATGTCCGGGAGCTGGTGGAGAAGTCAG gTGACTTGATGGAGGGTGAACTCTATTCTGCTCTCAAGGAAGAAGAGGCATCTGAATCTGTTTCTAGTACCAATTTCAGTGGTGAAATGCACTTCTATGAGCTTGTGGAAGACACAAAAGATGGCATCTGGCTTGTTCAG GTCATAGCAAATGACAGAAGTCCTTTGGTGGGTAAAATTCACTGGGAGAAAATGGTTAAAAAGGTGTCAAGATTTGGGATACGGACAGGCACTTTCAACTGTTCCAGTGATCCCAG GTACTGCAGGAGAAGAGGCTGGGTCCGTTCCACACTCATTATGTCTGTCCCACAGACAAGTACATCTAAAGGGAAAGTCATGCTTAAAGAGTACAGTGGACGCAAGATTGAAGTAGAACACATTTTCAAATGGATAACTGCCCATGCAGCTTCTCGGATCAAAACTATATATAATGTTGAGCATTTGAAAGAAGAATGGAATAAAAGTGATCAGTACTGGATAAAAATATACCTATTTGCAAAGCTTGACCAACCACCGGCTTTCTTCTCTGCGTTAAGTATAAAGTTTACTGGAAGAgttgagtttatttttgttaatgtggAAAACTGGGACAACAGGAGTTATATGACAGATATTGGTGTTTATAACATGCCGTCATACATACTTAGAACTCCTGAAGGAATTTACAGATATGGAAACCACACAGGTGAATTTATATCCCTTCAGGCCATGGATTCTTTTTTGCGCTCATTACAGCCTGAAGTAAATGatctgtttgttttgagtttgGTTCTAGTTAATCTTATGGCTTGGATGGACTTATTTATTACACAAGGAGCAACCATCAAGCGATTTGTGGTTCTCATAAGCACTTTAGGGACATACAATTCCCTATTAATTATTTCCTGGCTACCTGTGTTGGGCTTTCTACAGCTCCCTTACTTAGATAGCTTTTATGAATATAGCTTAAGATTGTTGCGATATTCTAATACAACCACACTAGCTTCTTGGGTAAGGGCAGACTGGATGTTTTATTCTTCACACCCAGCCCTGTTTCTCAGTACATACCTTGGACATGGTTTGCTAATTGATTACTTTGAGAAGAAGAGACGGCGCAGCAGCAATGATGAAGTTAATGCGAATAATTTGGAATGGTTATCAAGTCTGTGGGACTGGTACACCAGCTACCTCTTCCACCCGATTGCTTCTCTTCAGAACTTTCCTGTAGAATCTGACTGGGACGAAGATCCTGACTTATTCTTGGAACGGTTAGCTTTCCCTGACCTTTGGCTCCACCCTCTGATACCAACTGATTATATTAAAAACTTACCAATGTGGCGGTTTAAATGTCTTGGGGTGCAGTCTGAAGAAGAATTGTCAGAGAGTTCTCAAGACACTGAAAATGACTCAGATAGTGACAACATGGACACTTTTAATAATAAGGATGTATTTGAAGATAAACAAAGCATAGTTCACAGTTCTCCAGGAAGAGCGAGCCGCTGTGATGCTGGGGCTTGTTCATGTGCCAATAAATATTGTCAGACTAGCCCATGTGAAAGGAAGGGGAGGTCATATGGATCACATAACACTAATGAAGATATGGAACCGGACTGGTTAACTTGGCCTGCTGGTACACTGCACTGTACTGAATGTGTTGTTTGCCTTGAGAATTTTGAAAATGGATGTTTGCTAATGGGGTTACCTTGTGGTCATGTGTTTCACCAGAATTGTATTGTTATGTGGTTGGCTGGGGGCCGACACTGTTGCCCTGTTTGCCGTTGGCCTTCGTATAAGAAAAAGCAGCCATATGCACAACAACAGCCGTTGTCAGACGATGTCCCATCTTAA
- the Rnf103 gene encoding E3 ubiquitin-protein ligase RNF103 isoform X2 translates to MWLKLFFLLLYFLVLFVLARFFEAIVWYETGIFATQLVDPVALSFKKLKTILECRGLGYSGLPEKKDVRELVEKSGDLMEGELYSALKEEEASESVSSTNFSGEMHFYELVEDTKDGIWLVQVIANDRSPLVGKIHWEKMVKKVSRFGIRTGTFNCSSDPRYCRRRGWVRSTLIMSVPQTSTSKGKVMLKEYSGRKIEVEHIFKWITAHAASRIKTIYNVEHLKEEWNKSDQYWIKIYLFAKLDQPPAFFSALSIKFTGRVEFIFVNVENWDNRSYMTDIGVYNMPSYILRTPEGIYRYGNHTGY, encoded by the exons ATGTGGCTGAAGCTGTTTTTCTTGCTCCTGTATTTCCTGGTCCTGTTCGTCCTGGCCAGGTTTTTTGAGGCCATTGTGTGGTATGAGACTGGCATCTTTGCTACCCAGCTGGTGGATCCGGTGGCATTGAGCTTTAAGAAGCTGAAGACCATTCTGGAGTGTCGAGGTTTGGGCTACTCCGGGTTGCCCGAGAAGAAAGATGTCCGGGAGCTGGTGGAGAAGTCAG gTGACTTGATGGAGGGTGAACTCTATTCTGCTCTCAAGGAAGAAGAGGCATCTGAATCTGTTTCTAGTACCAATTTCAGTGGTGAAATGCACTTCTATGAGCTTGTGGAAGACACAAAAGATGGCATCTGGCTTGTTCAG GTCATAGCAAATGACAGAAGTCCTTTGGTGGGTAAAATTCACTGGGAGAAAATGGTTAAAAAGGTGTCAAGATTTGGGATACGGACAGGCACTTTCAACTGTTCCAGTGATCCCAG GTACTGCAGGAGAAGAGGCTGGGTCCGTTCCACACTCATTATGTCTGTCCCACAGACAAGTACATCTAAAGGGAAAGTCATGCTTAAAGAGTACAGTGGACGCAAGATTGAAGTAGAACACATTTTCAAATGGATAACTGCCCATGCAGCTTCTCGGATCAAAACTATATATAATGTTGAGCATTTGAAAGAAGAATGGAATAAAAGTGATCAGTACTGGATAAAAATATACCTATTTGCAAAGCTTGACCAACCACCGGCTTTCTTCTCTGCGTTAAGTATAAAGTTTACTGGAAGAgttgagtttatttttgttaatgtggAAAACTGGGACAACAGGAGTTATATGACAGATATTGGTGTTTATAACATGCCGTCATACATACTTAGAACTCCTGAAGGAATTTACAGATATGGAAACCACACAG GGTACTGA
- the Rnf103 gene encoding E3 ubiquitin-protein ligase RNF103 isoform X3: MWLKLFFLLLYFLVLFVLARFFEAIVWYETGIFATQLVDPVALSFKKLKTILECRGLGYSGLPEKKDVRELVEKSGDLMEGELYSALKEEEASESVSSTNFSGEMHFYELVEDTKDGIWLVQVIANDRSPLVGKIHWEKMVKKVSRFGIRTGTFNCSSDPRVLMALLHLAHSSSTKEMIPYNTCKHSTCQDSRRSMGLAGTLWPPVLKVNTSLDASHTSIVESEHLIGRFPHLHC; the protein is encoded by the exons ATGTGGCTGAAGCTGTTTTTCTTGCTCCTGTATTTCCTGGTCCTGTTCGTCCTGGCCAGGTTTTTTGAGGCCATTGTGTGGTATGAGACTGGCATCTTTGCTACCCAGCTGGTGGATCCGGTGGCATTGAGCTTTAAGAAGCTGAAGACCATTCTGGAGTGTCGAGGTTTGGGCTACTCCGGGTTGCCCGAGAAGAAAGATGTCCGGGAGCTGGTGGAGAAGTCAG gTGACTTGATGGAGGGTGAACTCTATTCTGCTCTCAAGGAAGAAGAGGCATCTGAATCTGTTTCTAGTACCAATTTCAGTGGTGAAATGCACTTCTATGAGCTTGTGGAAGACACAAAAGATGGCATCTGGCTTGTTCAG GTCATAGCAAATGACAGAAGTCCTTTGGTGGGTAAAATTCACTGGGAGAAAATGGTTAAAAAGGTGTCAAGATTTGGGATACGGACAGGCACTTTCAACTGTTCCAGTGATCCCAG GGTACTGATGGCCTTGTTGCACCTGGCACACTCGTCATCTACAAAAGAAATGATACCCTACAACACCTGTAAACATTCCACCTGCCAGGACTCGCGGAGAAGCATGGGGTTAGCTGGCACACTGTGGCCTCCGGTGTTGAAGGTGAACACCTCATTGGACGCTTCCCACACCTCCATTGTTGAAAGTGAACATCTCATTGGACGTTTCCCACACCTCCATTGTTGA